One genomic window of Roseateles sp. DAIF2 includes the following:
- a CDS encoding transketolase gives MTTLATPRAVSDADRPFAPARMRRTVLEMAYAGSTVHIACAFSIIELVTVLYRDHLRYPGNDPRAEGRDFLVLSKGHGVMAQYACMRELGWLDDTHVQGYFKDGSALKGLSDSRVPGLEVTSGSLGHGFSVGVGIAMGLKRKGTAQKVYAIVGDGELNEGPIWEGALVAAHHKMDNLMLIVDKNGFQAMGTTDDVLALGNLSAKFASFGFETLEIDGHDEAAVDAAIRQLWSIGAGKPKALIARTVKGKGVPFMESDNRWHYTRLNPQTFAEAIDALGLAGASK, from the coding sequence ATGACCACCCTCGCGACCCCTCGCGCGGTGTCGGACGCAGACCGGCCGTTCGCGCCCGCCCGCATGCGCCGCACCGTGCTCGAGATGGCCTACGCCGGCTCGACGGTGCACATCGCCTGTGCGTTCTCGATCATCGAGCTGGTGACGGTTCTGTACCGGGACCACCTCCGTTATCCGGGCAACGATCCACGCGCCGAGGGTCGCGACTTCCTGGTCCTGAGCAAGGGCCACGGCGTGATGGCGCAGTACGCGTGCATGCGTGAACTAGGCTGGCTGGATGACACGCATGTCCAAGGCTACTTCAAGGACGGCAGCGCGCTCAAGGGCCTGTCGGATTCGCGGGTGCCGGGGCTTGAAGTGACATCGGGTTCGCTGGGTCACGGCTTCTCCGTGGGCGTGGGCATCGCCATGGGTCTGAAGCGCAAGGGTACGGCCCAGAAGGTGTACGCCATCGTGGGCGACGGTGAGCTCAACGAAGGTCCGATCTGGGAAGGCGCCCTGGTGGCGGCCCATCACAAGATGGACAACCTGATGCTGATCGTCGACAAGAACGGATTCCAGGCGATGGGCACGACAGATGACGTGCTGGCGCTGGGCAATCTGTCGGCGAAGTTCGCGAGCTTCGGCTTCGAGACGCTGGAGATCGACGGCCATGACGAAGCCGCGGTGGACGCCGCCATCCGTCAGCTCTGGTCAATCGGCGCAGGCAAGCCGAAGGCCTTGATCGCACGCACGGTCAAAGGCAAGGGCGTGCCCTTCATGGAATCCGACAATCGCTGGCACTACACGCGCCTGAACCCGCAGACCTTCGCCGAAGCCATCGACGCGCTCGGCCTTGCCGGAGCATCGAAGTGA
- the rfbH gene encoding lipopolysaccharide biosynthesis protein RfbH encodes MTTSTVNFQPQLDKLRSQISELVQQYADIAYAPKPFVPGQTQVPVSGKVIGAGELKMMVDASLDGWLTTGRFNAMFEQRLAQFLGVKYLITVNSGSSANLVAFSALTSPKLGDRAIKQGDEVIGVAAGFPTTVNPIVQFGAVPVFVDVDLATHNIDASKIEAAISPKTKAIMLAHSLGNPFNLEVVTALCKKHNLWLVEDCCDALGATYNGQMVGTFGDIGTLSFYPAHHITMGEGGAVFTNNAELKLIAESFRDWGRDCYCPPGKDNTCDKRFCWTKEQLGGDLPDGYDHKYTYSHLGYNLKISDMQAACALAQMDRVEEFIAKRRANFAYLKAKLASVAEYLHLPEATPNSEPSWFGFPLIVKDTAGVKRADLINFLEENKIATRLLFAGNLTKQPYMAGRNYRVSGELTNTDVVMNQTFWLGTFPALGQEQLDYIAGKLEEFFGVNF; translated from the coding sequence ATGACCACCTCCACCGTCAACTTCCAGCCGCAGCTCGACAAGCTCCGCAGCCAGATCAGCGAGCTGGTCCAGCAGTACGCCGATATCGCGTATGCCCCCAAGCCCTTCGTCCCGGGCCAGACCCAGGTCCCGGTGTCCGGCAAGGTCATCGGTGCCGGCGAGCTCAAGATGATGGTCGACGCCTCCCTGGACGGCTGGCTGACCACGGGCCGCTTCAACGCCATGTTCGAACAGCGCCTGGCGCAGTTCCTGGGCGTGAAGTACCTGATCACGGTGAACTCCGGCTCGTCGGCGAACCTGGTGGCCTTCTCGGCGTTGACCAGCCCCAAGCTGGGCGACCGCGCCATCAAGCAGGGCGATGAAGTCATCGGCGTGGCCGCCGGCTTCCCGACGACCGTCAACCCGATCGTGCAGTTCGGCGCGGTGCCGGTCTTCGTCGACGTCGACCTGGCCACGCACAACATCGACGCCTCCAAGATCGAAGCGGCGATCTCGCCCAAGACCAAGGCCATCATGCTGGCCCACAGCCTGGGCAACCCGTTCAACCTCGAGGTGGTCACAGCGCTGTGCAAGAAGCACAACCTGTGGCTGGTCGAGGACTGCTGCGACGCGCTGGGCGCGACCTACAACGGCCAGATGGTCGGCACCTTCGGCGACATCGGGACGCTAAGCTTCTACCCGGCGCACCACATCACGATGGGCGAAGGCGGCGCGGTGTTCACCAACAACGCCGAGCTGAAGCTGATCGCCGAGTCCTTCCGCGACTGGGGCCGCGACTGCTATTGCCCGCCCGGCAAGGACAACACCTGCGACAAGCGCTTCTGCTGGACCAAGGAACAGCTGGGCGGCGACCTGCCGGACGGCTACGACCACAAGTACACCTACAGCCACCTGGGCTACAACCTGAAGATCTCGGACATGCAGGCCGCCTGCGCGCTGGCGCAGATGGACCGGGTCGAGGAGTTCATCGCCAAGCGTCGCGCCAACTTCGCCTACCTGAAGGCCAAGCTGGCGAGCGTCGCCGAGTACCTGCACCTGCCCGAGGCGACGCCGAATTCCGAGCCGTCGTGGTTCGGCTTCCCACTGATCGTCAAGGACACGGCGGGCGTGAAGCGCGCGGACCTGATCAACTTCCTGGAAGAGAACAAGATCGCCACGCGCCTGCTGTTCGCGGGCAACCTGACGAAGCAGCCCTACATGGCCGGCCGCAACTACCGCGTCAGCGGCGAGCTGACCAACACCGACGTCGTGATGAACCAGACCTTCTGGCTGGGCACCTTCCCGGCACTGGGCCAGGAGCAGCTGGATTACATCGCCGGCAAGCTGGAAGAGTTCTTCGGAGTCAATTTCTGA
- the rfbG gene encoding CDP-glucose 4,6-dehydratase, with amino-acid sequence MDMSLAQTDSAFWQGKRVLLTGHTGFKGSWLSLWLQSMGATLRGVSLTPPTEPALFDVARIAEGMEHRIADIRDFAAVKAQMDEFQPEIVIHMAAQPLVRLSYHQPVETYATNVMGTVHVLEAARHAGSVKAVVNITTDKCYENREWVWGYREDEPMGGHDPYSNSKGCAELVSSAYRKSFLKDAGIAMATARAGNVIGGGDWALDRLIPDILRALQDKEPVLIRNPHAIRPWQHVLEPLSGYLLLAERLYTQGQADAEGWNFGPRDEDARPVQWIVEHLCGSWGDGASWTLQPGNHPHEASFLKLDISKARQRLQWAPRWSLETALQHITDWHQAWLSGQDMRAICLNQISQYRSDV; translated from the coding sequence CTGGACATGAGCCTCGCACAGACCGATTCGGCGTTCTGGCAGGGCAAGCGCGTCCTGCTGACCGGCCACACCGGCTTCAAGGGCAGCTGGCTGAGCCTGTGGCTGCAGTCCATGGGCGCGACGCTGCGCGGCGTCTCGCTGACGCCGCCGACCGAGCCCGCGCTCTTCGACGTCGCCCGCATCGCGGAGGGCATGGAACACCGCATCGCCGACATCCGCGACTTCGCCGCGGTGAAGGCGCAGATGGACGAGTTCCAGCCGGAGATCGTCATCCACATGGCGGCGCAGCCGCTGGTGCGCCTGTCCTACCACCAGCCGGTGGAGACCTACGCGACCAACGTAATGGGCACGGTGCACGTGCTCGAGGCCGCGCGCCACGCCGGCTCGGTCAAGGCCGTCGTCAACATCACGACGGACAAGTGCTACGAGAACCGCGAGTGGGTCTGGGGCTACCGTGAAGACGAGCCGATGGGCGGCCACGACCCCTACTCCAACAGCAAGGGCTGCGCGGAGCTGGTGAGCAGCGCCTACCGTAAGTCCTTCCTGAAGGACGCCGGGATCGCGATGGCGACGGCCCGCGCGGGCAACGTCATCGGCGGCGGCGACTGGGCGCTGGACCGGCTGATCCCCGACATCCTGCGCGCGCTGCAGGACAAGGAACCGGTGCTGATCCGCAACCCGCATGCGATCCGCCCGTGGCAGCACGTGCTGGAGCCGCTGTCGGGCTACCTGCTGCTGGCCGAGCGCCTCTACACCCAAGGCCAGGCCGACGCCGAAGGCTGGAATTTCGGTCCGCGCGACGAGGACGCCCGTCCCGTGCAGTGGATCGTGGAGCACCTGTGCGGGTCCTGGGGGGACGGCGCCTCATGGACCCTGCAGCCGGGAAACCATCCCCACGAGGCCAGCTTCCTGAAGCTGGACATCTCCAAGGCGCGTCAGCGCCTGCAATGGGCGCCGCGCTGGTCGCTCGAGACCGCGCTCCAGCACATCACCGACTGGCATCAGGCCTGGCTCTCGGGCCAGGACATGCGCGCCATCTGCCTGAATCAAATCTCTCAATACCGATCCGACGTATGA
- the rfbF gene encoding glucose-1-phosphate cytidylyltransferase, with protein sequence MKAVILAGGLGTRLSEETSTRPKPMVEIGGKPILWHILKMYSHHGVNDFVICCGYKGYVIKEYFANYFLHTSDVTFDMRNNRMEVHHKRAEPWNVTLVDTGDESMTGGRLRRVADYVRDEEAFCFTYGDGVGDIDISATIDFHKRHGKAATLTATFPPGRFGALDIKDRQVMSFKEKPKGDGAMINGGFFVLTPRVLDYLEDDATVWEQQPLQGLAADGQLMAYEHHGFWQPMDTLRDKHLLEELWASGKAPWKSWT encoded by the coding sequence ATGAAAGCAGTGATTCTGGCCGGTGGCCTGGGCACACGACTCAGCGAGGAAACCTCCACCCGCCCGAAGCCGATGGTCGAGATCGGGGGCAAACCCATCCTCTGGCACATCCTGAAGATGTATTCACACCACGGTGTCAACGACTTCGTGATCTGCTGTGGCTACAAGGGCTATGTCATCAAGGAGTACTTCGCCAACTACTTCCTGCACACGTCCGACGTCACCTTCGACATGCGCAACAACCGCATGGAAGTCCACCACAAGCGCGCCGAGCCCTGGAACGTCACGCTGGTGGACACCGGCGACGAATCGATGACCGGCGGCCGGCTGCGCCGCGTGGCCGACTACGTGCGCGATGAAGAAGCCTTCTGCTTTACCTACGGCGATGGCGTCGGTGACATCGATATCTCCGCCACGATCGACTTCCACAAGCGTCACGGCAAGGCCGCGACCCTGACGGCCACCTTCCCGCCCGGCCGCTTCGGCGCGCTCGACATCAAGGACCGCCAGGTCATGAGCTTCAAGGAGAAGCCCAAGGGTGACGGCGCCATGATCAACGGCGGCTTCTTCGTGCTGACGCCGCGCGTCCTCGACTATCTCGAGGACGACGCCACCGTCTGGGAGCAGCAGCCGCTGCAAGGCCTGGCCGCCGACGGCCAGCTGATGGCCTACGAGCACCACGGCTTCTGGCAGCCGATGGACACGCTGCGCGACAAGCACCTGCTCGAAGAGCTGTGGGCCTCGGGCAAGGCGCCCTGGAAGAGCTGGACATGA
- a CDS encoding FAD-binding oxidoreductase codes for MQTIIISSGKSFDAKDGETILDAALRQHVVLDYSCRTGRCSSCKGRVLSGTTQPLHDELGLNAQERAEGFILTCVRQACGPVELEITDLGDIALPEAKTLPCRVQTLDRLTHDVLRVVLRLPPTAALEFLPGQYIDVIGAEGLRRSYSIANAARADKLIELHIREVPDGAMSRYWFHQAKVNDLLRLRGPLGTFFLRGHADKDLVLLATGTGIAPVKAILEGLAGQAEDMQPRSITIYWGGRHRDDLYWQPPDQPRVRFVPVLSRADDTWHGARGHVQNVLLAERGDLSSTLVYACGSDAMIHAAQSQLRTAGLSDRQFHSDAFVCSAQI; via the coding sequence ATGCAAACCATCATCATCAGCAGTGGCAAGTCGTTCGATGCCAAGGACGGCGAAACCATCCTTGACGCGGCTCTGCGGCAACACGTCGTGCTGGACTACAGCTGCCGCACCGGCCGCTGTAGCAGTTGCAAGGGCCGCGTGCTTTCCGGCACTACGCAGCCCCTACACGACGAACTTGGCCTCAACGCACAGGAGCGCGCCGAGGGCTTCATCCTGACTTGCGTTCGACAGGCCTGCGGCCCGGTGGAGCTGGAGATCACCGATCTTGGCGACATCGCCCTGCCCGAAGCCAAAACCCTGCCCTGCCGGGTTCAGACCCTGGACCGTCTGACACACGATGTCCTGCGTGTGGTGCTGCGCCTGCCTCCGACGGCCGCGCTGGAGTTCCTGCCAGGCCAGTACATCGACGTCATCGGCGCCGAGGGCCTACGCCGCAGCTACTCGATCGCCAACGCAGCACGCGCGGACAAACTGATCGAGTTGCACATTCGCGAGGTGCCGGATGGCGCCATGAGCCGCTACTGGTTTCATCAGGCCAAGGTCAACGATCTGCTGCGCCTGCGCGGCCCGCTTGGCACCTTCTTCCTACGTGGGCATGCGGACAAGGATCTCGTGCTGCTGGCCACCGGAACCGGCATTGCGCCGGTCAAGGCCATTCTCGAAGGCCTGGCCGGGCAAGCCGAGGATATGCAGCCTCGCAGCATCACCATCTACTGGGGTGGACGCCACCGTGATGACCTCTACTGGCAGCCACCGGACCAGCCACGCGTGCGGTTCGTGCCTGTCCTCTCCCGCGCCGACGATACCTGGCACGGGGCCAGAGGGCACGTCCAGAACGTGCTGCTGGCAGAGCGTGGAGATCTCTCGAGCACCCTTGTATACGCCTGCGGCTCCGATGCCATGATCCACGCTGCGCAGTCGCAGTTGCGTACCGCGGGACTATCCGACCGCCAGTTCCACTCCGACGCCTTCGTGTGCTCGGCCCAGATCTGA